The window TATCTGTTGCTAGGGTATAAAGCATGTTATCGACCTCCATTCAAAATTTCATATTTGGCATAATATAAGGGGTGAAATGAGAATTGAATAGAACAAAAAAACAAATGAATGAATAATTGTACTCTAGTTGTATTGCTGTTGTTTGTTTCCTCATTGTTCTCCTGCAGCAATAAGAGCGATGTCATTAGTCCTGAATTAAAAAACATAACGGAAAGTGTCTATGCCTCAGGCTTTATAAAGAGTGAACATCAATATGAAGTTCAGGGAAAGATAAATGGTCTTATTGAAAAGGTATTTGTAGAGGAAGGCTCTTTGGTAAAAAAAGGGGATCCTATTTTTCAATTGGATAATGAAAACACAAAAATTGCTACTGAAAATGCGAGGCTTGCATCGGTGGCCGCTGATTTTTCGGTTAACGAAAATAAATTGCTTGATGCAGAAAATGCCATAGCTCTTGCAAAAAAGAAATTGACCAATGACTCCTTATTGTATCTGCGACAAAAAAAGCTGTGGAGCAAAAGTATTGGGACTAAAGTGACTTTAGAAAAAAGGCAATTGGACTATGAAAATGCAAAATTGAACCTAGCTACTGCCCGCACCAATTATGAGGAGGTCAAGAGACAACTTGAACTACAGTCCGAACAAAGCAAAAATAATTTAGAGATCGCGAAATTATTGGAAAATGATTATGTCATTAAAAGTGAGGTAGATGGACTGGTTTATAAGGTAAATAGAGAAGAGGGGGACCTAATCAATGGTTCAGAGGCAGCGGCTGTGATTGGGGGTGCTGATTTTTTAATTGAACTGAATATTGATGAATTTGATAGAGTAAAAGTGAATAAAGGTCAGCGGGTTTTTATTAGAATGGATAGCTACCAGTCTCAAGTTTTCGAAGCTGAGATAATTTCCATTGATCCAATGATGAATTCACGTACAAGGTCTTTTCAGGCAGAGGCGAAGTTTATCAAAAGGCCTGCCCAACTTTTCCCCAACCTGACAGTAGAGGCCAGTATTTTAATCCAAACCAAAGAAAAGGTTTTAACCATCCCAAGAAATTATTTATTCAATGACTCTTCTGTGATACTGGAAGGGGGGGGAGTCCGGACGGTTTCAACAGGCCTAATGGATTATGATTTGGTAGAAATTAAAAATGGTATTGATGGAAATACAAGGATAGAATTGCCGGAATAATGAAGGTCAAACACATCACAGAGATTTCCGGAGCCTTGATGAGAGCCAGATGGAAGCAGACATTTGTTGCTGCTGTGGGTGTGACTTTCAGCATAGCTTTGTTTATTTCCTTATTGGGTTTTATGGAGGGTTTAAACCAATTATTGGATGGGATAGTGTTGAATAGAACCCCACATGTAAGACTTTACAACGATATCCTTCCTTCCAAAATACAGCCTATTGAGTTGAGTGAAGATTTCAAAGGCCATTATAACTTTATAAGCTCAGTAAAACCTACCAATTCGCGAAAAGAAATATACAATGCTCCCCAAATAATCAATAAGCTTTCTATGGATAACAGGGTATTGGGAGTGGCCCCCAAAGTAACTGCTCAAGTTTTCTATAACTTAGGCAATATAGATTTGAATGGGATAATAAATGGGATAGATCCCGCGAAGGAAGCAGCTTATTTTTCCTTCAATGATTATGTCTTTGCTGGAAATTCTTTGGATCTCAATCATGTAAACAATAGCATAATTTTGGGTCAAGGAGCTGCCAATACCATGCGGGCTAAGGTTGGTGATATTGTCACGGTCACAAGCACAGAAGGAGAGCAGTTTTCCTTAAAAGTCATTGGGTTTTTTCAGTCCGGTATCTCTGAGATAGACAAAGTACAGAGTTTTGCCAGCTTGTCAACTACTCAGAAAATACTTGGTGAAAATAATAATTACATTAGTGACATTCAAGTAAAACTAAAGGACTTAAACCGGGCGCCGGCAATTGCCAAAGAATATGAGCACTTCTTTAAAATTGATGCAGAGGATATTCAAACGGCCAATGCTCAGTTTGAAACTGGAAGCGGAGTGCGGTCTATTATTTCCTACGCTGTAGGGGTTACCTTATTGATAGTATCGGGATTTGGTATCTATAATATTCTTAATATGCTTATATATGAAAAAATGGATACCATTGCCATACTTAAGGCTACAGGATTTGCCGGTAATGATGTGAAGAAGATTTTCATTTCAATTTCTCTGAGTATTGGTGTTGTTGGCGGATTTGTAGGTGTGCTTTTTGGTTTCTTGCTTTCCTTAACCATAGATGCCATCCCCTTTGACTCTCCAACGATGCCGATGGTAACTACTTATCCGATTGACTATGGTATTCAATATTATTCCATAGCCGCAGTATTCGCCTTGGTGACTACTTTTTTTGCTGGCTGGTTCCCTGCCAAAAAAGCAAGTAAGGTTGACCCTGTGGTCATTATTAGAGGAAAATAAATGGAAAACAATATTATTTTAGAGGCCAAGACCATCAGCAAATCCTTTTTAAACCCCGTAAAGGTTGATGTATTGAAAGATGTTTCATTCAGCCTTTCCAGAGGGGAGTATGCTTCTATTATTGGTAAATCAGGCAGTGGAAAATCCACTCTCCTCTATATTCTTTCCACCATGGATTCGGATTTTATAGGGGACCTTAAAATAGATGGAATAAGTGTCAAAGGTAAATCTGAAAGACAGTTGGCTGCTATAAGGAATGAGAAGATCGGCTTTGTGTTTCAATTTCATTACTTGTTAAATGAGTTTTCAACTTTGAAGAACGTGATGTTACCGGGCTTTAAGTTGGATAAATTAAGTGAAGAAGAATTAGAACACAATGCCTATGGATACCTGAAAGATTTAGGCATAGAGAAATTGGCGCATAAAATGGCTTATCAATTGTCTGGTGGAGAAAAACAGCGGGTGGCCATAGCCAGAGCCATGATCAATGATCCGCTGATTATCATGTGTGATGAGCCCACAGGTAATTTGGACAGCAAAAATGCTGACATTGTGTTTAACATATTTAAAGAACTTACCGAGGCTTATAACAAAACACTTTTGGTGGTGACTCATGATATGGATTTTGCAAATAAAACATCACGCATCATTGAACTGGGTGATGGTAAGCTTTTGAGAGGATAATTTATTTCCTGAATTTCATGCATTCTACTTTTATATAAGTCGAGCCAGATTTTATAAACAAGTTTCAAAAACATATAAAGCTCTGCATAAAACCCCAATTATTTTTTATAACTACTGGTTATCACTACATTGGTAGTGGGTTTATCGCCCGGACTACTTCTAGGTTAAAGCGGTCTGATTTTAAAGTGTTTTCAACACGTATAGAAAGTATATTGTATAACGACTCTAAAACCAAATAAACAATGGTAAGTAGGAAGGTAATGGTAATTGTCTTTTTTGCATTAGGCTTATTCAATGCCTGTCAGGACAAAGAAGGGATTGAACAAGCGGGTGGTTTGCAAATCATCCGGATTGAACATGACAATCAAACAGAGCTGTTTCTAGAGGATGTTGCAGCAAATTACACCAGCATTCCTTTAGAGATGACTGAAGAAAGTTTAATAGGTTATATAGACAATATTGCAGTCTCTGAAAATTTCATTTATGTCAATCATGCAAAAGGTATACTTCAATTTAACCATGCAGGGAAGTATATCAAAAACATAGGAGAAAATGGGGAAGCTCCTGGAAACTACAGACAGGTAAGGTCTATGATTATAGATCCGGCGGATCAGTCAATTGTTGTTACAGATTATGTATTGAGAAAGAGCTTGAAATTCAATGAGAATGGTAAGTTATTGGCTGAATCTGAAAGTTTGTCATCTCCACCCATTTTTATTGCATCAATACCTGAGGGTTATGTGATAATAACAGATGACATTATTAAAGATGAAAATTCGAGCATTCTTTCAATTAATAATTTTTTTATTCAAGACAGGGAATTTGTAAAATTAGATAGTTTAAAACCTATAATGTCAAAGGTAGATAGGTTTGGTGGATCCATTTGGCGTCATCCTTCCTTTATTACACGGTCAGATTCCACAAATTTTCTATTTTTCCCTATTGGCCCGTTCAATGAACAGATAGTAAGAGATACACTGTTTCAGATAAACCAAAACGGTGATTTTATTCCCCATTTAAAATTCCAATTCTCAGAAAATGTAATCAATGAAGAAGGGAAGAGGGTGTTTTTCATTGAAAAGATGGAAGTCAATGATGCCTACTACTTGGTGACCTATCATTATGAAGGGAATTATTATCTCTTTGGTTACGATAGGAAAAAGGGTAATTCTTGGCTGGTAAAGGATGGATTGAGGGTAAAGAACCTGGAAGGGCATTATCTCCCAAAGTCAAATGGAATTTCTTATTTAATGACGGAGGGAGTTTCTGAAATAAAAGGTGAAGAACCAAATCCTATGATTCACTTGATTGATTGGGGGAAATAAAAATCTGCTCACTTTATTTCTTACCTACCCATATCCCTAAAGAAAATGCATGTGATGCCAATTATGGAAATTGATATTTCGGGTTTAATTAACTTGTGATAAGCCATCTTTTGTTAGGTATTAGTCGATTTGGCCTCTTACGATATGAAAAGATTTTTAGTTTTACTCAGCCTTGTTATTCTAACAAATATTCCGTTTTCATGTGTTGATGATTGTGGGCCTTTTAATCCCTTGGAGTCCAAAATCACCGAATTGTATGTCTTAGTAGGTAGCTTAACTTCTTCTGGTTTTAGAGGAACAAAATCGACTGACTTTGGACTAGCGGCCATTCAAATTGGGATTGCTGACCTGGATTATACCGAAGTCATGGCATCCATTGCTCGGCCTCGATTTTCCTTTATTAATGCAGCCATAGCTTGCAGTCCCCGCTTACCTGAACCTACACAGGCAATTGAATCAATGGTCATCACCTCTGAATCAACTGTGTATGCTCAAGGGCATGAATTCTTGCCTGGGGAACAACTGAATGAGCTATTTAAAATAAATGGAAACCAAACGATAGCTGAGCATATCACCAAGCAAAAAAATGATATTGAGCTTTTTGGAAATATAGGCTCAACTATTAATTTCCAACTATTAGAGCAACCTGATAGTACCATCAATCAAACCTTCACCTTTGATATTAAATTTTCTGATTTAAGTGAGATGGTAATAAGAACAGATGTTTTTGAGGTGAGTAACTAAAAAATACCGAATTTTATTTCACTTGTAAGCGAATCATCTATACCAGAATCACTTCAACTCCTTTTTCTTCAAGCATTTCTACATAATGTGCGGATAAATTTTTGTCTACAATTAATGTGTCTATGTCTTCAATCTTGGCAATCTTACCAAAACTTTTTTTACCAAATTTGCTGCTGTCTGCTAAAACTATGGTTTTTTGGGCAGAAGCAATCATAATGCTGTTTAGGTGCGCTTCCAATAAATTGGAAGTAGTCAGCCCAAATTCTGGATCAATACCGTCTACACTGATAAATAATTTGCTGCAGGCAAAATCCTTTATCATGTTTTCGGCAAAATGACCAACGACTGAACTGCTACTCTTACGCACCACACCGCCCAACTGTACAACCTCAGCCTTAGGGACATCCATTAATGCCATGCTAACATTCATCGCCGCAGTTAAAACGGTAAGAGAAAGTGTCCTTGGTATGGATTGGGCAAAGGCCAAAACCGTTGTGCCGGAGCCAATAATTATGACATCACCTTGAACTAGCAATTCGGATGCCTTTTTAGCTATGGCATTCTTTTGGCTGACTTGGACCAGCCGCTTTTCGGTGACAGGTTTATCATTGACATAGGGAGATACAGGAGTGGCACTTCCATGTGTCCTGAATAGCAAGCCCTTTTCTTCCAAAATTCTAAGGTCTTTCCTCACCGTGACCATTGTGACATCCATTTCTCTACTCAAAGCAGCTACACTTACATAACCTGCTTCCTTAAGCTTGTCTAATATGTATTTGTGTCTTTTAGCAATAATCATAATTCGAGAAATAATGAGGTTCAAATATACGAAAATGATTTCCTTTTGTTTCTTTTTATTTCTCTTTGTGTTACTTTAGTGGGGTAAATAGCCGGCAATGTATAGAGAAAACAGTTTATCGAGAATCAAAGAGGAAAAGGGGAGTTGGGACCTGGTAATTATTGGAGGGGGAGCCTCCGGGTTAGGGGTCGCTTTGGATGCTTTGTCCAGAGGATTAAAAGTCTTATTGCTAGAAAAATCAGATTTTGCTAAAGGGACTTCCAGCAGAAGTACAAAATTGGTGCACGGCGGTGTTCGCTATTTGGCTCAGGGAGAAGTGGGGTTAGTGTTAGAAGCCTTAAAAGAGCGTGGGAGGTTATTGAAAAATGCGCCGCATCTAACCATTAATCAGCCCTTTGTAATCCCACTTTACACCTATTTTGACCGCCTAAAGTACGGGGTAGGTCTTAAAATTTACGACTGGATGGCAGGTAGTTTACGCTTGGGGAAATCCAAGTTCGTTTCTAAGGAAGAGACAATAAAAAGGCTGCCTCAAATCAAACAGAAAGGCTTAAAAGGGGGGATTTTGTACCATGATGGTCAGTTCGATGACGCAAGGTTAGCCTTGGCCATTGCACAGACCTGTATTGAAATGGGGGGTTGTATTCTTAATTATGCCAGGGTTAATAAATTGACCAAAGGTGAAGATGGTAAAATTAATGGTTTGGTCTTTAGGGATTTAATTGGTAAAACCAATTATAGGATTTCTGCCAAATCTGTTGTCAATGCAACCGGGGTGTTTGCTGACAAAATCCTGCAAATGGATAACCCTGATGCCAGAAAAATGATCCAACCAAGTCAGGGAATCCACCTGGTCATGGACAGCTCATTTTTGGGTGGAGTGGATGCTTTAATGATTCCGGAGACCTCTGATGGAAGGGTATTGTTTGCAGTGCCTTGGGAAGGGAAGTTGGTTGTGGGTACTACCGATACCTTGGTGAAAAAGCCTAAGATGGAACCAAAACCTTTGGCTTCTGAAATAACTTTTATATTGGAAACAGCCAAAAATTATTTGGTAAGACCACCAAAAAGATCGGATGTACTTTCAGTTTTTGCAGGCTTGAGACCACTTGCTGCCCCAAAAGAGGGAAGCACAAAAACCAAAGAAATTTCCAGAAGCCATAAAGTTATTGTTTCAAAAAGCAATTTAATTACCATTACAGGTGGCAAGTGGACCACCTTTAGGAAAATGGGTGAAGACACGGTAGATATCCATTTTAAAAATCATGGTTTACAAAAATTAGAAAGCACATCTGCAGACCAGCATCTTCACGGCTATAGCGAAGAGAGAATTAAGGGTCATTTACAGTTATATGGAACAGATGCCGCATTGGTTTTAGATTTGCAAAAGCAAAGGCCTGAATTGGCCGAACGATTGCATGAAGGTTATCCTTATACCGGTGCGGAAGTGGTGTGGGCTGTTAGGAAAGAAATGGCTTTCAAAATCGAGGATTTCCTCTCGCGACGTTGTAGGATATTATTACTCGACGCCAAAGCTTCCATGCAAATGGCGCCCAAAGTTGCCGAAATTATGGCAAAAGAACTTGAGAAAGATGAGGTTTGGATAACTGAAGAGTTGGAAGAATTTAATAAATTAGCCAAGAAGTACTTAATAAAATAGCTAAAATTCAATGAACCCAAATAATCAATATTTAATGGCGATGGACCAGGGAACCACCAGTTCAAGGGCCATAATTTTCAACAAAGAAGGCCAGATTGTGGCCTCTGCTCAAAAAGATTTCGAACAATTTTTTCCTAAAACAGGCTGGGTTGAACATGATCCAAAGGAAATATGGACTTCGCAAGCCTCAGTGGCCACCGAAGCCATCACCAAAGCCAATATAACTTCGAGTCAAGTTGCAGCCATAGGTATCACCAACCAAAGAGAAACGACCATTATTTGGGACAGAGAGACTGGAGAGCCTGTTTTCAATGCCATTGTATGGCAGGATCGGAGAACGGCTGCTTTTTGTAATAAGCTAAAAGAAGAAGGTCATTCGGACTTGGTTCAAAGCAAGACAGGTTTGATAATCGATGCTTATTTTTCAGGGACAAAGATTAAATGGATACTTGACAATCTAGACGGCGCTAGGGAGAAAGCTCAAAAAGGTGAGCTGTGTTTCGGTACTGTGGACAGCTGGCTTGTATGGAAAATGACCGCCGGGAAAGAGCACATTACAGACATTACCAATGCCAGCAGAACCATGCTTTTCAATATTCATGAAAGACAATGGGATGAGGAATTGCTAGAACTTTTGGATATACCGATTGCTATTTTGCCTGAAGTTAAATCAAGTAGTGAAGTATATGGGCATACTTCCGGGAATTTATTGTCTGCAAAAATACCTATTGCAGGCATTGCCGGTGACCAGCAAGCAGCGCTGTTTGGCCAACTGTGTACAGATCCGGGAATGGCCAAGACCACCTATGGGACCGGCTGTTTTTTGGTAATGAATACGGGGGAAAAGCCTGTGAAATCCAATAATAAACTTTTGACCACTGTGGCTTGGCAAATAGGAGACAAGGTCAATTATGCTTTAGAAGGAAGCGTATTTATTGGAGGGGCAGGGATTCAATGGCTCAGAGACGGGCTTTCCTTATTTCAAGATGCCAAAGACAGTGAATCAATGGCATCAGGTTTGGAGGACAATGGCGGTGTGTATTTTGTTCCCGCTTTAACTGGGATGGGAGCACCCTATTGGGATCAAGAAGCCAGAGGAGCATTTTTTGGTATCACCAGAGGGACCACTAAAGCACATATGGCCAGGGCCGGATTAGAAGCCATAGCATTTCAAGTGCATGATGTATTAAAGGCAATGGAAAAAGATGCAGGCGAAGGAACCAAAGAAATGCGTGTAGATGGTGGGGCCACTGCTAATAATTTCTTAATGCAATTTCAAGCAGATCTAAACCAATGTTCGATTAAGAGGCCTGAAATCATCGAAACTACAGCGTTGGGTGCAGCCTATTTAGCTGGTCTTGCGGTAGGCTATTGGGATGATTTGGATGAAATAAGAAGTTTATGGAAGGCGGATGAATCTTTTGAACCCAAACAGGATGCCACAAGCATGCAACCTACTTTAAACTACTGGCACAAAGCAGTAGAGCGTTCTTTAAATTGGCTAAATGATTAAATATGAACGTTTATATAGCTGAATTTATTGGAACAGCCTTGCTTTTGGCTATGGGGTCAGGAGTAGTAGCTAATGTAGTTTTGAATAAAACCAAAGGTCAAAATTCAGGGTGGATAGTTATCACCACTGCATGGGCCTTAGGCGTATTTATAGGAGTGGTAGTTGCCGGACCTCATAGTGGGGCTCACTTGAATCCCGCAGTTAGTCTGGCTTTGGCAGTCGTGGGAGATTTTGGATGGGAGTTGGTGCCCGGTTATATTATATCCCAGGTTTTGGGCGCTATGCTCGGAGCCGGAGTAGCTTATTTGATCTACAAAGACCATTTTGACATAACAGATGATCCGGGGTTAAAATTTGCCCCTTTTGGTACAGCGCCTGCCATTAGAAACTTGTCTTCAAACTTTATTTCTGAAGTAGTTGGTACTTTTGTACTTATTATTGTTATCCTTTATTCTACAGGTCCGGTGATAGATGATGGAAATGCAACACCTATTGGCTTGGGTTCCATAGGTGCATTGCCAGTTGCTTTTTTAGTTTGGGTTATTGGTCTTTCCTTAGGCGGTACTACTGGTTATGCCATCAATCCAGCCAGAGATTTGGGTCCAAGGTTTATGCATCAGTTACTTCCTATCAAGGGGAAAGGTAGTTCCGATTGGAGTTATAGTTGGGTGCCTATTGTTGGACCGCTCGTAGGGGCTGCTTTAGCCGGAGGACTATTTTTACTTCTGGGTAACACCCCAGCAACTTAAATAAAGGATTTTAAGGTCAATGGGTGGAATAGCTAACCCTAGGTTTGGATTAATTTTGACGGTATTGCTTCTTCAACAATACCGTCAAATTGTAAATCATTTGTAGGTCAGAGAGTAATCCGAGGTAGTAAGCGTTTTTAGCCCAAAATTAACAATAGACATTCTGTTATTTGCTGAGATTACTTCAAAATCTGCCACTTCGTTGCCGATTCAATTTCACCCAAACGATGGTGTTGTAAGATAAATTTTAAACAGGCTGATATTTTAGCGAGTAATACACCCTTAGCGAACCTAAGACATTCAGGTTTAATTTAAGAGTTGGGATGTCAAGGTTTAGTTTTTCAACTAGTAACTCCTTCCTAAGATTTGAATTCTATTGGAGTCCAGTTTAATAAAGATAAATAGCAAAATGGTAAAAGACCAAAGGGAAGATCCTCCATAACTAAAAAATGGAAGGGGAATACCCACCACAGGAAACAGGCCGATGGTCATGGCTATATTTATGGTGAAATGGAAAAACAATAAGCTTACAACACAATACCCATAAATCCTTGAAAAGCGTGTTTTTTGTCTTTCTGCCAAAAACACCAGCCGAAGCAATAAAGCCACAAATAATGAAATCATAACCAAACTGCCGATCCATCCAAATTCCTCTCCCAATGTGCAGAAAATAAAATCCGTATGTTGTTCAGGAACGAAGTCAAACTTTGTCTGGGTACCTTCAAGGTAACCCTTCCCAAATAGTCCACCGGAGCCAATGGCGATTTTAGATTGAGTAACATTCCAACCTACACCCAAAGGGTCTACCCCCGG of the Cyclobacterium marinum DSM 745 genome contains:
- a CDS encoding MIP/aquaporin family protein; translated protein: MNVYIAEFIGTALLLAMGSGVVANVVLNKTKGQNSGWIVITTAWALGVFIGVVVAGPHSGAHLNPAVSLALAVVGDFGWELVPGYIISQVLGAMLGAGVAYLIYKDHFDITDDPGLKFAPFGTAPAIRNLSSNFISEVVGTFVLIIVILYSTGPVIDDGNATPIGLGSIGALPVAFLVWVIGLSLGGTTGYAINPARDLGPRFMHQLLPIKGKGSSDWSYSWVPIVGPLVGAALAGGLFLLLGNTPAT
- a CDS encoding DeoR/GlpR family DNA-binding transcription regulator, whose translation is MIIAKRHKYILDKLKEAGYVSVAALSREMDVTMVTVRKDLRILEEKGLLFRTHGSATPVSPYVNDKPVTEKRLVQVSQKNAIAKKASELLVQGDVIIIGSGTTVLAFAQSIPRTLSLTVLTAAMNVSMALMDVPKAEVVQLGGVVRKSSSSVVGHFAENMIKDFACSKLFISVDGIDPEFGLTTSNLLEAHLNSIMIASAQKTIVLADSSKFGKKSFGKIAKIEDIDTLIVDKNLSAHYVEMLEEKGVEVILV
- a CDS encoding glycerol-3-phosphate dehydrogenase/oxidase; translation: MYRENSLSRIKEEKGSWDLVIIGGGASGLGVALDALSRGLKVLLLEKSDFAKGTSSRSTKLVHGGVRYLAQGEVGLVLEALKERGRLLKNAPHLTINQPFVIPLYTYFDRLKYGVGLKIYDWMAGSLRLGKSKFVSKEETIKRLPQIKQKGLKGGILYHDGQFDDARLALAIAQTCIEMGGCILNYARVNKLTKGEDGKINGLVFRDLIGKTNYRISAKSVVNATGVFADKILQMDNPDARKMIQPSQGIHLVMDSSFLGGVDALMIPETSDGRVLFAVPWEGKLVVGTTDTLVKKPKMEPKPLASEITFILETAKNYLVRPPKRSDVLSVFAGLRPLAAPKEGSTKTKEISRSHKVIVSKSNLITITGGKWTTFRKMGEDTVDIHFKNHGLQKLESTSADQHLHGYSEERIKGHLQLYGTDAALVLDLQKQRPELAERLHEGYPYTGAEVVWAVRKEMAFKIEDFLSRRCRILLLDAKASMQMAPKVAEIMAKELEKDEVWITEELEEFNKLAKKYLIK
- a CDS encoding efflux RND transporter periplasmic adaptor subunit; this translates as MNNCTLVVLLLFVSSLFSCSNKSDVISPELKNITESVYASGFIKSEHQYEVQGKINGLIEKVFVEEGSLVKKGDPIFQLDNENTKIATENARLASVAADFSVNENKLLDAENAIALAKKKLTNDSLLYLRQKKLWSKSIGTKVTLEKRQLDYENAKLNLATARTNYEEVKRQLELQSEQSKNNLEIAKLLENDYVIKSEVDGLVYKVNREEGDLINGSEAAAVIGGADFLIELNIDEFDRVKVNKGQRVFIRMDSYQSQVFEAEIISIDPMMNSRTRSFQAEAKFIKRPAQLFPNLTVEASILIQTKEKVLTIPRNYLFNDSSVILEGGGVRTVSTGLMDYDLVEIKNGIDGNTRIELPE
- a CDS encoding ABC transporter ATP-binding protein; amino-acid sequence: MENNIILEAKTISKSFLNPVKVDVLKDVSFSLSRGEYASIIGKSGSGKSTLLYILSTMDSDFIGDLKIDGISVKGKSERQLAAIRNEKIGFVFQFHYLLNEFSTLKNVMLPGFKLDKLSEEELEHNAYGYLKDLGIEKLAHKMAYQLSGGEKQRVAIARAMINDPLIIMCDEPTGNLDSKNADIVFNIFKELTEAYNKTLLVVTHDMDFANKTSRIIELGDGKLLRG
- the glpK gene encoding glycerol kinase GlpK — its product is MNPNNQYLMAMDQGTTSSRAIIFNKEGQIVASAQKDFEQFFPKTGWVEHDPKEIWTSQASVATEAITKANITSSQVAAIGITNQRETTIIWDRETGEPVFNAIVWQDRRTAAFCNKLKEEGHSDLVQSKTGLIIDAYFSGTKIKWILDNLDGAREKAQKGELCFGTVDSWLVWKMTAGKEHITDITNASRTMLFNIHERQWDEELLELLDIPIAILPEVKSSSEVYGHTSGNLLSAKIPIAGIAGDQQAALFGQLCTDPGMAKTTYGTGCFLVMNTGEKPVKSNNKLLTTVAWQIGDKVNYALEGSVFIGGAGIQWLRDGLSLFQDAKDSESMASGLEDNGGVYFVPALTGMGAPYWDQEARGAFFGITRGTTKAHMARAGLEAIAFQVHDVLKAMEKDAGEGTKEMRVDGGATANNFLMQFQADLNQCSIKRPEIIETTALGAAYLAGLAVGYWDDLDEIRSLWKADESFEPKQDATSMQPTLNYWHKAVERSLNWLND
- a CDS encoding ABC transporter permease; the encoded protein is MKVKHITEISGALMRARWKQTFVAAVGVTFSIALFISLLGFMEGLNQLLDGIVLNRTPHVRLYNDILPSKIQPIELSEDFKGHYNFISSVKPTNSRKEIYNAPQIINKLSMDNRVLGVAPKVTAQVFYNLGNIDLNGIINGIDPAKEAAYFSFNDYVFAGNSLDLNHVNNSIILGQGAANTMRAKVGDIVTVTSTEGEQFSLKVIGFFQSGISEIDKVQSFASLSTTQKILGENNNYISDIQVKLKDLNRAPAIAKEYEHFFKIDAEDIQTANAQFETGSGVRSIISYAVGVTLLIVSGFGIYNILNMLIYEKMDTIAILKATGFAGNDVKKIFISISLSIGVVGGFVGVLFGFLLSLTIDAIPFDSPTMPMVTTYPIDYGIQYYSIAAVFALVTTFFAGWFPAKKASKVDPVVIIRGK
- a CDS encoding 6-bladed beta-propeller, encoding MVSRKVMVIVFFALGLFNACQDKEGIEQAGGLQIIRIEHDNQTELFLEDVAANYTSIPLEMTEESLIGYIDNIAVSENFIYVNHAKGILQFNHAGKYIKNIGENGEAPGNYRQVRSMIIDPADQSIVVTDYVLRKSLKFNENGKLLAESESLSSPPIFIASIPEGYVIITDDIIKDENSSILSINNFFIQDREFVKLDSLKPIMSKVDRFGGSIWRHPSFITRSDSTNFLFFPIGPFNEQIVRDTLFQINQNGDFIPHLKFQFSENVINEEGKRVFFIEKMEVNDAYYLVTYHYEGNYYLFGYDRKKGNSWLVKDGLRVKNLEGHYLPKSNGISYLMTEGVSEIKGEEPNPMIHLIDWGK